A single Trachemys scripta elegans isolate TJP31775 chromosome 20, CAS_Tse_1.0, whole genome shotgun sequence DNA region contains:
- the COL8A2 gene encoding collagen alpha-2(VIII) chain, with protein sequence MLSEAVSLLLLVAGIRSVSGGGAGGGGYAQVKYMQPMVKGPLGPPFREGKGQYLDMQPLLPMDLKGEPGPPGKPGPRGPPGPPGYPGKPGTGKPGLHGQPGPAGPPGFSGVGKPGIPGLPGKAGMKGMPGLKGEPGLRGEQGQRGLPGPPGLPGPAGISVNGKPGMQGTPGLPGFRGEPGPKGEPGLRGERGLKGENGVGKPGFPGPRGNGGPPGPAGPPGPNGIGKPGFNGLPGAPGGKGEMGPSGAPGINGEPGPMGPRGPPGIDGIGIPGVGGIPGMQGPVGPKGEPGIRGLPGLPGPAGYGKPGLPGLKGDRGQPGIPGAIGDKGEPGMDGEAGEQGPQGVIGSPGVPGSMGLPGKHGLPGLKGEVGLPGPPGIPGMRGDQGPNGFAGKPGVPGERGLPGSQGPPGPTGPKGEPGFTGIPGMPGLTGSLGPKGDAGIPGQPGLRGPSGIPGLQGPSGPMGPQGLPGLKGEPGLPGPPGEGKVGEPGITGPIGPPGIPGTRGLNGPPGPPGPPGPPGAPGVFDETGIAGLHLPDGGVEGAVLGNGKPGKPQYGKGELSARIAPAFTAILTSPFPASGMPVKFDRTLYNGHNAYNPATGIFTCPISGIYYFAYHVHVKGTNVWVALYKNNVPATYTYDEYKKGYLDQASGSAVLELKENDQVWVQMPSDQANGLYSTEYIHSSFSGFLLCPT encoded by the exons ATGCTCTCCGAAGCTGTCTCATTGCTGCTGCTTGTGGCAGGCATCCGCTCGGTGTCCGGAGGAGGCGCTGGAGGTGGAGGATATGCTCAAGTGAAATACATGCAGCCCATGGTGAAAGGGCCCCTGGGGCCCCCATTCCGGGAAGGCAAAGGGCAGTATCTCG ACATGCAACCGCTCCTGCCGATGGATCTCAAAGGGGAGCCAGGCCCCCCAGGAAAGCCAGGCCCAAGAGGACCTCCAGGCCCCCCAGGCTATCCAGGAAAACCAGGCACTGGGAAACCCGGACTTCATGGCCAGCCAGGCCCTGCTGGGCCCCCTGGATTTTCTGGTGTTGGCAAACCAGGTATCCCAGGGCTTCCAGGAAAGGCAGGTATGAAAGGGATGCCCGGCCTCAAAGGTGAACCCGGCCTGAGAGGTGAGCAAGGCCAGAGAGGATTACCTGGCCCACCAGGATTGCCTGGGCCAGCAGGCATCTCAGTCAATGGGAAACCAGGCATGCAGGGCACTCCAGGTCTACCAGGATTTCGGGGTGAGCCTGGGCCAAAAGGGGAACCAGGGCTTCGGGGGGAGCGGGGCTTAAAGGGTGAAAATGGTGTTGGGAAGCCAGGGTTTCCGGGTCCCCGAGGAAATGGAGGCCCCCCCGGCCCCGCTGGGCCTCCAGGGCCAAATGGCATTGGGAAACCAGGGTTCAATGGCTTACCAGGTGCTCCAGGGGGGAAAGGCGAGATGGGCCCATCTGGAGCCCCTGGGATCAATGGGGAACCTGGGCCGATGGGGCCACGGGGGCCACCAGGGATTGATGGAATAGGCATCCCGGGCGTTGGAGGGATTCCAGGTATGCAAGGCCCTGTGGGGCCAAAGGGAGAACCCGGGATCCGTGGCCTTCCCGGTTTACCTGGGCCCGCAGGCTATGGGAAACCAGGTTTGCCAGGCTTAAAAGGAGATCGTGGGCAACCTGGGATCCCAGGAGCCATTGGCGACAAAGGGGAACCAGGCATGGATGGGGAAGCAGGCGAGCAGGGCCCGCAGGGTGTCATTGGATCCCCCGGGGTGCCAGGCTCCATGGGCTTGCCAGGCAAACACGGGCTGCCAGGCCTCAAAGGTGAGGTTGGGCTGCCTGGGCCCCCAGGAATACCAGGGATGCGTGGAGACCAAGGGCCAAACGGTTTTGCAGGGAAACCAGGGGTCCCTGGAGAGAGAGGTTTGCCTGGGTCTCAGGGACCACCTGGCCCCACAGGGCCAAAAGGAGAACCAGGGTTCACAGGGATTCCTGGGATGCCAGGGTTAACAGGTAGCCTGGGACCAAAGGGAGATGCAGGAATTCCAGGCCAGCCAGGCCTGAGGGGCCCATCTGGTATTCCAGGCCTACAAGGCCCTTCTGGTCCCATGGGGCCACAGGGCTTACCAGGGCTGAAAGGGGAACCTGGCCTCCCAGGCcctccaggggaggggaaggtaggGGAGCCTGGCATTACAGGACCCATTGGCCCACCTGGAATACCAGGGACACGTGGATTAAACGGACCCCCAGGACCACCAGGGCCGCCTGGTCCCCCCGGGGCACCAGGGGTGTTCGACGAGACAGGCATCGCTGGGCTGCACTTGCCGGATGGAGGCGTGGAAGGAGCGGTGTTAGGGAATGGTAAGCCTGGGAAGCCACAGTATGGCAAAGGGGAGCTCTCTGCCCGGATAGCACCCGCTTTCACGGCCATCCTGACCTCCCCgttcccagcctctggcatgcCAGTCAAATTCGACAGGACTTTGTACAACGGGCACAACGCCTACAATCCAGCCACAGGGATATTCACCTGCCCCATCTCCGGCATCTATTACTTTGCCTACCACGTGCATGTCAAAGGGACTAATGTCTGGGTGGCACTTTATAAGAACAATGTGCCCGCCACATACACCTACGACGAGTACAAAAAAGGCTACCTGGATCAAGCCTCAGGCAGCGCAGTGCTCGAACTCAAAGAGAATGACCAAGTCTGGGTCCAAATGCCCTCGGACCAAGCCAATGGGCTGTACTCCACAGAATACATCCACTCCTCTTTCTCCGGCTTCCTGCTTTGCCCCACATAA